A stretch of Henckelia pumila isolate YLH828 chromosome 4, ASM3356847v2, whole genome shotgun sequence DNA encodes these proteins:
- the LOC140862007 gene encoding uncharacterized protein, producing the protein MISRGSTNGDFNRARKSWRKREVLGIEARRPDPCPVITFGPEDLEGVCLPHNDALLIRAQVANYDIRRVFVDSGSSVNVIFQDAFEQMDLRGCEVNPVKTSLYGFAGHTIRPKGEVRLPITLGSGDTKKTVMALFTVVEAPSSYNIILGRPALNAFRVVTFAYHQKIKFPVGDRVGEVKGDQHSSRRCYADTIRVDNKRAQGTERRDGSRQEEVCEVGEVKEEYEEVEVVPGQPGKIARVAWGMEPVLVDQLKTCLTQNVDVFAWSPKELTGVPAHLAEHRLNILPGSRPVRQKKRHFGAEKDKVIAEQVRELLEAGHVKEVQFPTWLSNVVLVPKSTGKWRMCIDFRDLNKACPKDCYPLPRIDQLVDSTSGYELFCFMDAYQGYHQIPLARED; encoded by the coding sequence ATGATTTCGAGAGGATCCACTAACGGGGACTTTAATAGGGCTCGGAAATCTTGGAGAAAAAGAGAGGTCCTGGGAATCGAGGCCCGGAGACCAGATCCCTGCCCAGTCATTACATTTGGGCCCGAGGATTTGGAGGGAGTGTGTCTACCCCACAACGATGCTTTACTCATCCGAGCACAGGTGGCTAACTATGACATAAGAAGGGTGTTTGTGGATTCGGGGAGTTCTGTGAATGTCATTTTCCAGGATGCATTTGAGCAAATGGACTTACGAGGATGTGAGGTTAACCCTGTAAAAACATCCCTGTATGGGTTTGCAGGACATACCATTCGGCCTAAAGGAGAAGTGCGGTTGCCTATTACGTTAGGATCGGGCGATACAAAGAAGACTGTCATGGCCCTCTTCACCGTGGTGGAGGCCCCATCTTCCTACAATATTATCCTGGGAAGGCCGGCCTTAAATGCCTTTAGGGTTGTCACTTTCGCTTACCACCAAAAGATCAAATTCCCGGTGGGGGATCGAGTAGGCGAAGTAAAGGGAGATCAGCACTCATCCCGACGGTGTTATGCAGACACCATTCGGGTGGATAACAAGAGGGCACAAGGGACGGAGAGGAGAGATGGTTCCAGACAGGAAGAGGTGTGCGAGGTAGGAGAAGTAAAAGAAGAATATGAGGAGGTGGAGGTAGTGCCTGGACAGCCAGGGAAGATCGCCCGGGTGGCTTGGGGAATGGAGCCTGTTTTGGTTGATCAATTAAAGACCTGCCTGACCCAGAACGTGGATGTGTTTGCCTGGTCTCCTAAGGAGCTAACTGGAGTCCCGGCCCATTTGGCAGAGCATAGGCTAAATATCCTCCCAGGATCCCGACCCGTCaggcaaaagaaaagacactTTGGGGCAGAAAAAGACAAGGTCATTGCTGAGCAAGTCCGGGAACTTCTAGAAGCAGGGCACGTTAAGGAGGTACAGTTTCCTACTTGGTTATCTAACGTAGTGCTGGTACCCAAAAGTACAGGGAAATGGAGAATGTGTATAGATTTCCGAGACTTAAACAAAGCCTGCCCCAAGGACTGCTATCCCCTGCCCCGGATTGATCAGTTAGTAGATTCTACCTCTGGTTATGAGCTGTTTTGCTTTATGGATGCTTACCAGGGATACCATCAAATTCCCCTGGCTAGGGAGGATTAG
- the LOC140862009 gene encoding uncharacterized protein yields the protein MLHFYGDQIKCKVFLTTLVDSAQRWFENLEEGSIKTFKEFREVFLQHFNSSKRYKKTTLSLFEIKQLNEESLRAYIKKFNRVALEVPVCAPETKITAFTQGLKEGEFFRSLVKRAPRYFEDLLARAEKYINMEEAQRQKREKDRREE from the coding sequence ATGTTGCATTTCTATGGTGATCAAATCAAGTGCAAGGTGTTTCTAACTACCTTGGTGGACTCCGCCCAGAGATGGTTCGAAAATCTGGAAGAAGGAAGCATTAAGACTTTCAAAGAATTCCGGGAAGTCTTTTTGCAACACTTCAACAGCAGCAAGCGATACAAGAAAACCACTCTTAGCCTCTTCGAAATAAAGCAGCTAAACGAGGAGTCTCTAAGAGCTTATATTAAAAAGTTCAATAGAGTGGCCCTGGAAGTGCCTGTGTGTGCACCTGAAACCAAAATCACTGCTTTCACGCAAGGGCTTAAAGAAGGAGAATTCTTCCGGTCTTTAGTCAAGAGGGCTCCCCGATACTTTGAGGACCTCTTGGCTCGAGCCGAGAAATATATCAATATGGAGGAGGCCCAGCGACAGAAGAGGGAAAAGGACAGGAGGGAAGAATAG